The following coding sequences lie in one Streptomyces sp. NBC_00510 genomic window:
- a CDS encoding DUF3825 domain-containing protein: MQGIIKRPWAQGGFTFIAVDGEEDVFLHFSQLTSPLEQKEVAPGSRVSFELFLTPEGKRQARGVRLLDIPTVASQRDFTGKRIEGTISTWKWDKGYGFAACDEFPNGLYLHHTDFRSSRELPGRGTRVRFEIGMSTRGECGKDIEIIGFEPTGDAWSDFAALPHTWTRDLAALAEPEDWNYRYTQSSTPLAVLANYVRYTFLRLQETGKLVEVEHKGRRTVGFNTGLVTQNQKQIFAVFSEQPHQPGRFQLDEFLSEGRKMLQIFGADEPPLARYFDDPTELLFDDRLDLKIAIDHVEERLARAPKELIDNPYAFINAINSQAEPLKRRVARNYKTAIPVFYRHKGGAGRLQLLLPLCLVRANRVDLALTVDKINGVYYGATVLTVDMAYSNARLLTRPDTEWLRPDRDAGEPVALAPENVENVDEALD, encoded by the coding sequence ATGCAGGGCATCATCAAGCGACCTTGGGCCCAAGGTGGGTTCACCTTCATAGCGGTCGACGGGGAAGAAGATGTATTTCTGCACTTCTCTCAGCTGACTTCGCCGCTTGAGCAGAAGGAAGTCGCTCCGGGCTCACGCGTTTCGTTCGAGCTATTCCTCACTCCGGAGGGCAAGCGCCAGGCCCGCGGGGTGCGCTTGTTGGATATCCCGACAGTGGCGTCACAACGGGATTTTACGGGCAAGCGAATTGAAGGAACGATTAGCACGTGGAAATGGGACAAAGGGTACGGTTTTGCCGCGTGTGACGAGTTCCCTAACGGACTATATCTCCATCATACGGATTTTCGGTCTTCTCGGGAGCTTCCCGGACGTGGCACGAGGGTCCGGTTCGAAATCGGAATGTCGACGCGTGGCGAGTGTGGCAAGGACATTGAAATAATTGGCTTTGAGCCGACAGGCGATGCGTGGAGCGACTTCGCTGCCCTGCCTCATACGTGGACTAGGGACCTAGCAGCCCTTGCCGAGCCTGAAGACTGGAACTACCGCTATACGCAGTCCTCAACACCCCTGGCGGTGCTGGCCAATTATGTCCGGTACACGTTTCTGCGACTGCAGGAAACGGGGAAGTTGGTGGAGGTCGAGCACAAGGGCCGGCGAACGGTCGGATTCAACACTGGACTAGTCACTCAAAATCAGAAGCAGATTTTCGCTGTGTTTAGCGAGCAGCCGCATCAGCCTGGGCGCTTCCAGTTGGATGAGTTCCTGTCTGAGGGGCGAAAGATGCTGCAGATCTTCGGGGCCGACGAACCACCGTTGGCTCGGTATTTCGACGACCCTACCGAACTTCTCTTCGATGATCGGCTCGATCTGAAGATCGCAATCGACCATGTGGAGGAGCGGCTAGCGCGAGCTCCGAAAGAGCTGATCGACAATCCTTATGCCTTCATCAATGCCATTAACTCGCAAGCAGAGCCACTGAAACGGCGGGTCGCTCGGAATTACAAGACAGCCATCCCCGTCTTCTACCGACACAAGGGTGGGGCTGGACGCCTGCAGTTGCTGTTGCCGCTTTGTCTGGTGCGGGCGAACCGCGTCGATCTTGCGCTTACCGTCGATAAGATCAATGGTGTCTATTACGGGGCTACGGTACTCACGGTTGACATGGCTTACTCCAATGCGCGACTGCTGACGAGACCGGACACTGAGTGGCTGCGACCCGACCGAGACGCGGGAGAGCCTGTGGCGCTTGCGCCTGAGAATGTCGAAAATGTAGACGAGGCACTCGACTAA
- a CDS encoding MafI family immunity protein — MTDDRKALQASWNQTRDHLDAARAHLTRLPDIDLSATLEFLEHNELALAFDCLVDLGHDLDLPLSFWQHLDRAAREMRLYSDALHVPHLTAADFCRRHLAAASEQE; from the coding sequence ATGACCGATGATCGCAAGGCTCTGCAGGCCAGCTGGAATCAGACCCGTGACCACCTCGACGCCGCCCGAGCCCACCTCACACGCCTGCCGGACATCGATCTCTCAGCGACGCTGGAGTTCCTGGAGCACAACGAACTGGCACTCGCCTTCGACTGCCTGGTCGATCTCGGTCACGACCTCGACCTTCCACTCAGTTTCTGGCAGCACCTGGACCGAGCGGCTCGTGAAATGCGGCTCTACAGCGATGCACTGCACGTGCCTCACCTCACGGCTGCCGACTTCTGCCGCCGTCACCTCGCCGCTGCCTCCGAGCAGGAATGA
- a CDS encoding helix-turn-helix domain-containing protein has protein sequence MVEQRYHAVMEVAAGAAVVEAAVRHQVSRQSVHAWVCRYEQAGLPGMGSPSSTLRR, from the coding sequence GCGGTATCACGCGGTCATGGAGGTGGCCGCGGGTGCCGCGGTGGTCGAGGCCGCGGTGCGTCACCAGGTCTCCCGGCAGTCGGTGCATGCGTGGGTGTGCAGGTACGAGCAGGCCGGCCTGCCGGGGATGGGCTCACCCTCCTCAACCTTGCGTCGATAG